The Cucurbita pepo subsp. pepo cultivar mu-cu-16 chromosome LG05, ASM280686v2, whole genome shotgun sequence nucleotide sequence GGAGGACCTGACAGGACCGGGCCTGCTGCGAACCGGCGTCGACCTGGGCCGAGCCGAGGAGGGAGCCGTCGTAGAAAATGGACATGGAGGTAGAGGAGTAGTGGATGGGGGCCACGTTGGGGTTGGTGACGTGGACGGTCAGGATGAGCTCGGCGTCAACTACCGGCGGCTTCAGCTTGAAGGAAGTGAACTTAATTGAGATAAGGTGGAAGGTTGGGTCCTTGGGCTTGGCGGAAACGATCGCTGTCGCTGCAATCGCCGACGCTGCTCCGACTAGGGCGGACCCCCAGCTCCAGCTCCAGCTACGCTTTTTCTCCATATTCTTCGCCGGAGGTGAGGTCGGTGCGGAGGTGAGGTCGGTGAGATGAGAGGCACTCAGTCAGACTGTGAGACACAGACAGAGAGTGAAGTTACAAGAAAGGTGTAGAAACGGTAGGAGTGGTAAATGACGGTAATAACCTTCCCCAATGGACTGAACACCCTAGAGACTGTGATCGGAGGAGAGTAGTTTaggaaaagaagaattatGTTGGATTGGGAAAGGAATCGACTGATAGTGGCCTGAAAGATCACATGCCCGAATGGACGACGTTTAACGACAACATTATCATTTTAAGGAACATCCGATTcaaagaggtttctacatccttGTATCCTCATCATACACCGCTTGGTGTCACCTGGTGTTTAGTGTCACAATCACAATCTTGATGGCAGTGGACTTGCGATAGTGCGACACTcgctttccaacgacaagtgagctaagccaatttgttcttatgTCGCCtatggccaagcgacgtatacTCGAGCCTCTGACCTTGGTTTAAAAAGAAGGTTtcagaaaacgagggcagagagatttttgaaagagacatTATATGAGCgagcaagagagtaacaataACGGCTCatagtatataaccttgggtagggagaagttgacaattAGTCATattcccctatagtacatcctatagtacattctgaggcgTTTcatgggtagggagaagttgacaactagtcatattcCCCTATGGTACatcctatagtacattttcatgggtagggagaagttgacaactagtcatattcCCCTATGGTACATCCTATAGTACATTTCAtgaaccttgggtagggagaagatgacaactagtcatattcccctatagtacatatgtaccttgggtagggagaagatgacaactagtcatattcccctatagtacattctgaagCGTTTCATGTCCAgacctagacatgattttttcGAAACGTCATGGGCATACAGTCATGAGCAACActccttggacgagcatgaccgtgacatctaGCTCTTATataatttgtaatagctcaagcctaccgctagcaaacaTTGACCGTTgtagcccattacgtattatCATCagactcaattttaaaatacatctactaggaaaaggtttccacgtcTAATCTAATGATCTTCTAAGAAATCCTGAATTGGGAGAAGTTACCTTCATTGCTGTAACCCTCCAGCATTCATCATCGCAATAAATTCCCTGAATGAGATTTACAAAGTTCAGTATATAATTCTAAACGATGCAGAGAATATGATTAAGCAAACAAACATCATTcgttatttcaaatttttgtaacaCTATACACAAGTTGGTGGCATGAAATTCGAGAAACGTCAGACTTCAATGTTTTCTGCTCAATACAAAATGTCATACTTGCTGCTTCCCCTT carries:
- the LOC111794859 gene encoding uncharacterized protein LOC111794859, which codes for MEKKRSWSWSWGSALVGAASAIAATAIVSAKPKDPTFHLISIKFTSFKLKPPVVDAELILTVHVTNPNVAPIHYSSTSMSIFYDGSLLGSAQVDAGSQQARSCQVLRLPARLDGLKLAHNGSRFISDVMKREMVLDASVDIGGIARVLWWSHKFKVHVDSHLIVDPVFLDVLDQENTSQLELFLS